The window TCCGGGGCCGGGGGCTGGTCCTCGCCGGTCATGCCGGTGGGGACGAAGCACAGGGCGATGTAGTCGCCGGCGGCGAGGTCGACGACCATGTACCCGCTCTCGCCCGGCGGGGCGAACGCCCCCGAGCCGACGGGGGTCACCTTGGACATGACCTGCTCCTCGGGCAGGGCCAGCAGCTCCTCGACGGGTTCGGTCACGCCGTCGTTGCGGCGGACGAGCTGCAGCTCGTGCATCTCGGAGCCGTCGTTGCCGAGCTCGAAGCTGACGGGGCCGGCCGCCAGCTCGTCGGGCAGCCCGGCGAAGGCGTACTCCGTGGCGGTGACGTCCTGGCGGGTCCAACCGCAGTTCTCCAGGTCGAACGCGTGGAGCGTCGCGAAGGCCGCGACGGCGTCGGGCTGCTCCGTCACGGAGGGATCTCCCGTCTCGGCCATGTCGGCGAACGCCTGCGAGGCGACCTCGGCCTCGTCCGCGATCTCGTCGGGGGCGGCGGCCCGGGCCTCGGCCACGAGCGGCTGCACCGTGTCGGTGGCGTAGGCCCGCAGCGCCGCGGCCTGCTCCTCGGGCGACGCCGACTCGAAGTCGACGTCAGGGGGCGGTGCGGTCTCGACGTCGAGCACGGCGTCGCAGTAGGCCTCGACGTTCGCGCCGTCGCCGGTGGCTGCGGCCGGCTCCCCGGCGGCGTCGGCCTCGCTGTTGCTGTCGCTGTCGTCGTCGCCGCAGCCCGCGGCGATCAGTGCCACGATCGCCACGGCCGCGAAGCCTCTACCGAATCGCTGTCGTTGCATGTCCGTGTCTCCTTGCTTCGGGTGGGTGGTTGTCATCCGGTCTCCTCCGTGACGTGGCGGCCGTGGCGGTAGACCGCGGCGACGCGATGGAGGGCCGAGAGGTCGGTGAGGGGGTCGCCGTCGAGGGCGACGAGGTCGGCGTCGAGTCCGGGGGCGACGCGGCCCTTCCGGTCGGCGAGGCCGCACACCCGGGCCGCCTCGACCGTGGCGGCACGGAGCGCCTCGTAGTTGCTGAGGCCGATCTGGCCGAGCAGCTCGATGCCGTACGGCAGGACGTCGTGGGGCTTCGGCGGCCCGATGCCGGCATCGCTCGCGGCCAGGATCTGGGCGCCGGCGCGGTGGAGGCGCCCGATGGTCGCCCGCATGGCGTCGAGGCGCTGGGCGACGGGCGGGGGCGGCACGGCACCGGGGAGCGCGCCGAGGGTCGCGCCGATGGCGACGCGCTGCCGGGCGATGCGCCGGATCAGCTCGTCGGGTGCGTCCACGCCGTCGTCGGTCATGAACGAGCAGTGCTCGATGCCGTCGACGCCGGCGTCGAGCGCGGCCGCCACGGACAGCGTGCTGTGGGCGTGGGCGGTGACCGGCAGACCGTGGCGGTGGGCCTCGTCGACGGCGGCCCGCAGCTCGTCGGCGTCGAACTGGGGGACGAGGCCGGTCGACCCCGGGGTGATGAACCCGCCGCTGGCCATCACCTTGATGACGTCGACGCCCCGCGCGGCGTGCTCGCGCACCGCGGCACGGACGGC is drawn from Acidimicrobiales bacterium and contains these coding sequences:
- a CDS encoding amidohydrolase family protein — encoded protein: MTTDRRPRQRLALRAAGLFDGTGATLRPDPLVLIDDGRIVAVETGRVEPPDDATVVDLGTATLMPGLVDTHLHLAFDAGPDPVAALRASDDATVLAGMAVAARRALRAGVTTVRDLGDRNYLALRLRDATDHGLPTIVAAGPPITTPGGHCHFLGATAQGESAVRAAVREHAARGVDVIKVMASGGFITPGSTGLVPQFDADELRAAVDEAHRHGLPVTAHAHSTLSVAAALDAGVDGIEHCSFMTDDGVDAPDELIRRIARQRVAIGATLGALPGAVPPPPVAQRLDAMRATIGRLHRAGAQILAASDAGIGPPKPHDVLPYGIELLGQIGLSNYEALRAATVEAARVCGLADRKGRVAPGLDADLVALDGDPLTDLSALHRVAAVYRHGRHVTEETG